Proteins encoded by one window of Bacteroidota bacterium:
- a CDS encoding site-specific DNA-methyltransferase, translating into MLKPYFKSKDKKFTLLHGDVIELFPQFNHKFDMVFADPPYFLSNDGLTIKSGQIVSVNKGNWDKSHGFDYINDFNRRWLELARDKMKEDATIWISGTLHNIFSVGQILTELGFKILNIITWQKTNPPPNFSCRYFTHSTEQIIWARKNEKVPHYFNYELMKDLNEGKQMKDVWNLPAIAPWEKTCKKHPTQKPLSVLSRLILASTQKGAWILDPFTGSSTTGISANLLERRFLGIDIEKEYLDISICRKQEIENTHIAAKHKSKIRGFNTDKQLDLFVAKEPEVEYVSELMI; encoded by the coding sequence CAATTCAATCACAAATTTGATATGGTTTTTGCAGATCCGCCATACTTTCTTTCAAATGACGGATTGACAATTAAAAGTGGGCAGATAGTTTCTGTAAACAAAGGAAATTGGGACAAATCTCATGGCTTTGATTATATAAATGATTTTAATCGTAGATGGCTGGAGCTGGCAAGGGACAAGATGAAAGAAGATGCGACTATTTGGATAAGTGGTACGCTGCATAATATTTTTAGTGTTGGGCAAATTCTTACAGAACTTGGATTTAAAATTTTAAACATAATTACATGGCAAAAGACAAACCCACCACCAAATTTTTCTTGCCGATATTTCACTCACTCAACCGAGCAAATAATTTGGGCAAGAAAAAATGAAAAAGTTCCTCATTATTTCAATTATGAATTGATGAAAGACTTGAACGAAGGAAAACAAATGAAAGATGTGTGGAATTTGCCGGCAATAGCACCATGGGAGAAAACTTGCAAAAAGCATCCAACTCAAAAGCCATTATCGGTTTTGTCAAGATTAATTCTTGCTTCTACACAAAAAGGGGCTTGGATTTTAGATCCATTTACGGGTAGTAGTACAACTGGAATTTCTGCAAATCTATTGGAGAGGAGATTTTTAGGTATAGACATAGAAAAAGAGTATTTGGATATAAGCATTTGCAGAAAACAAGAAATTGAAAATACTCATATAGCAGCAAAACATAAGTCGAAAATAAGAGGTTTTAACACAGATAAACAACTGGATTTGTTTGTAGCAAAGGAGCCGGAAGTGGAATACGTTTCAGAATTAATGATTTAA